The Puntigrus tetrazona isolate hp1 chromosome 3, ASM1883169v1, whole genome shotgun sequence nucleotide sequence ATTCTGACGGCGACGGCAAGATCGGAGTTGACGGTCAGTCCCATTCACGATCGCTCCCtgccttaaaaaaacataaataaatacgacAAACGCACCTCAATGCGATTTTAACACGCCGTCTGTTTCTTTCCGACAGAGTTCGCCGCCTTGGTTAAGGCATAAATTGCTTCTGACCAACAACACCTCTTGCTCTGAAGGAACAACTTTGCCCAAGACCTCCCATTTTCATCttactataaataatttttatactcATGATGCTTATGAGAAGTTTCCTCCCATGCAGCACACTGTCAAAACGATGACTTGCGAATGTAGCGGTTGTGTCTCCTGTCTTAAATATGAACTTTGCTTACTGTAAAATCTGATGCACTTTTACGGGAACGGATGATAcgaaaagaataaatattctttttcaATACAGACCCCTTTTCGTTCCTTCTTGCGAATCTGCTTTTCACCCCCAGCCGCACGCAGAAGGTTTATATAACCACATTTCCATTtcagtcaaataaaatgaaattaaaaaaaacatgcggTGGATTATTCAGGCATGCAATTACCTAAAAAAGACATAGTTTTATCCGGTATCGGtgcattaaatcgatcaaaagtgacagtggagtcatttataataaactattaGGAAAGTATTACAAAGATTTTAATTGCTCACAGACATATTCATCCGTTCATACACACAAAGCTTTCCCACGAGCCTGTATTTCATCTTACCTCCGCTAGATGGCGGTACTTCACAAGGACTGCATGCATTTGGAATAAGTGCACagaaaattattgtaaaatcaTATCATAAACATTTCAACtttcccaaaaacaaacaaacaaacaaaaaaccccagCACCCTTTAACGGACAtctttttaactaaatgaataaGATTTCTGGcgactatttgaaaatcttgaTAATGAGGgtgcagaaaaaataaataaaacaataataataataataataataataataataataataatcaccttTTAGGTTGttagcaatgcacattactaatcaaaatgtacaccttaatatatttacggtgggacatttacaaaatatcacGGAACATGTtcctaattgtttttttaaataaaagagaaatccATCATTTGGACccacacaatgtatttttggttattgctaTAAATATCCCCCAGGGACTCGTTTCGTGGTCCGGGGTCACACATTTACCCCTAAAAGCTGCCTATCAGTAACCGCAGAGCATAGCGACATTCATCTTTAAGCTGCTACCACAAAACTTCCGGAGATATAATAACGCCACTTAAAAGGCGCTGCTGCGCCGCTAATAAAAATTAGCATGCTAAGCTAGTTAGCCTCCGACACTAAAAGCAGCGGAGGGCTGCCAAAAGAGACACCTTAGTAGAGGTCAATGTTGTGTAACTCGGTGCTCGCAGAGAATATAAGCAAacgtaaatgaataaatgatttctgaGTAACTGTATAGGATATGAGGTATCATCATGGCCCGTGATGTCAGGTAAGCGGCACCTCTGTATCCGGTGTCCTTGTCGGCCCCCGGGCTCTCGGGTTTCTCTCCGTGCAGCATCTCGCTGGGTTATCCCACGCGCGGAGTGTCCCGGAGCATGTCGCGGCGAACACCTCGCCCTAATGAATTTAAACGGGCCACGTGCGCCCTCGCAACTCAATAGGCACGCGAGCACGCGTTAACGCGGTCTTTTGTGGCGCACTCAAACATGACTTGTCCATGTAAACGCTTATAGAAGCCGACACTGGCAGGTGCGCCGCACTTCCTGCGACAGATGCATTAGTGAAACGAAGGAAAAATCCTCACGTGCGATGTAAAAGCACAGGTGACACGAAACGCGTGCACTGAGGGTCTGGCGCGTgcaagaagtttaaaaaaaaataataataattgcagcAAAGGTGCGTTGAAAGGACGCTGAAGACATATTGGAAAGTGTTAAGAAACTGTTTAAAAGATTACTCATTCGACTAAATGCATGAAAACGTAAATATTGAAACAAGCTTAttaggatgcatttatttgaccaaagtaatattgtgaaacattattgtgatatcaaatagttttaatttatcCCTgtcatgcaaagctgaattgtcagcGTTAttgctccagtgttcagtgtcacagGAGCCTTcagaaattaatataatatactgatttgctgctcaagagcAATTGTTTCACATGaagagttcatttaaaaaaaaaaactgattaaatttttatgaattttcataaatcatgcttttattgtgtcatatatatatatatatatatatatatatatatatatatatatatatatatatacctgtttttgcaaatgaactattcaaattttgtaatattataaatgcatttaatataatctTGAACAATCTCATGCCATGCATAACTACTAAATAAACTGgtttcttaagaaaaaaaaaaaaaaacctgctaatTATTTACGGGTTACAGTATTACGCATGCAGTGTAACTCAGAGAAACTGAATATTTCCACTTGAGTAAAACCTCTTGATTAAAAGAAGCCAATGCGCGCGATGGAAAGGTGCTGTCATTCAGTGCAAGCATCCATCCAACACCGTTCACTCGTATTTCTCTGCTTGCAGCCCCTCAAAGCATGCCGCGGTATGACTAGAAAAGTCAAATGAATATCAGTGTCGACATATTAGACACCTGAAGAGAAACTGTCAGTGTATCTGTTACACACGTATGAAGGATGCGCTGCCTGTAACCCCATCGCACCGATGGAAACAACACCTCGAATTAATTGTAACGTGGGATTTGGtgacaaaaaggtttttttttggcagcgtctttttttttttcttttcctgcaCTTGAAACCATAAAGCGCTGACATATTGCACCctcttacataatatatgcgtcTAGCaggtgcattttaaacattgattaCAGCGTGCTACTGAGCACCAGTCAAAAGGTGACCTTGTATCCCTGAatcagcagagaaaaaaaatgacagctcGCTGTTTGTCTGCCTATGGAGGGCGAGATGGGAAGGAGAAACTCTCTATAGCTATAGCTGCGAATTAGTTTTGCATCCGGTGGATTGCCGGGATATTCAATATTGAAAGATATTGAGTCAAAATAAATCCAGTGCAGGTTACGGGGTTTATAAGAAGCAATAGATTCGAGCCGACGCGAGGAAAGGTGGTTTTCGAGAAATGCAGTATAAAAGCGATTATATAATATTCTAATGAGGAATTTAGAACGAGCTCATGTAAAGCAGAAGGGAAAGAGGGAGGGATGGCCTGCCCGACCTGAGAAGAGGAGAGCGGGAGCGAGGGCTCTGTGATCTGTGTATTAAGATGCAGGGCGGGAGGGACCTGACAGCAAAGCATTTATTACTTAATTTGCCTTTTACAAGGGCGTCGCAGATGTCTGAGGGCTGgcccacgcacacacacgcacgcacacacacacacacagatataaatAGTACAGGTTAATTAGTTAGGTAAGTAATTTGAGCCAGGGCCTGGCAGTTAGAATTTGATCCACAGACAGGTAACTCAAGAATTAGCCATTGTCACTGCCTTCAGATCTATATAAATCGCACCTGGACAGACTCGCAGTCACCACTCAGCCTTACTTCTGTTGACTCGCCTGCCGGGAGAACTTCACTGAGGTAAGCGCCCCCCGCTCTCTCCGAGAGAGCCCGGACAGCTCTTTTTCGTCGCGCATTGCTTTATGTTCGGCTTTAGGAGAATTATCCTCAAATTGCACGCAGTTCAAGAAGGAAAACCGCACCAGAGCTGCATGCCTATGAACGTTTTCGTGAAAATAGCATTCGAATACACGTATAGGCGCGGCTTTAGAATGAAAATTGCTATGAAAAAGCATGCAGAAAGAtcaatatgatatatatatacgtatacagtagtcaacatttgaagtggatcaaaacctttcattcaatctaaaacctaaaaccagtATTTGTTCTTGTCTTCCACTTCAAATGCtgactattatatatatacagacacacacacacagtatatgtatattttattatattttgtctcTAGAATCTCAGTTCAGTCCAGAGTTCAATTTGTCAATTTGTATCTTTAGtcgatttttatttgtttgttttattttattttcaaccaAGCAAGATGTGCTCACATGCAGCCCAGCCCTGTTTggtgtattaaaatgaactgtatattatataatatttctcttCTCCTCCATGCAGGACCATGTCACTCTCATCTATCCTTTCCGCTGATGCCATCGACGGTGCGCTCAAGGACTGTCAAGGTAGGAGACGCGACCATGCCCATAACATGATCAAGAGGCGTAGAGACGTAGTAGAGACGGGGTGTTTTGAAAGAGGTGCGAAGGAGGAGATTTACGTCAAAGTTGAGGGTCCCTCACTGAAAAGAGGAGGGGGTTTAAGACATCATCTGAGAGATCAAGGGTCTTCATGTCAAGATGAGGAGGGGGACCACTTTAAGTGGCGAGGAACACCATCAGATCTGATAGTATGTGGACAACCTGGTAGTCATGTGACTTTTACATGTTCACAGGTCGTGTGACTTACGTGTTTGTGCAATTGAAAATGGTGTTAAAAGTCTTCTTGTCGTTTGTTTTTTATGAAGTCCAGTGGTTTTTAAATCAAGAGCTTGTTTGGCACAGGGCGTAGGAGTTTGTGCCTTTGGGGCAGATTAGGACGTTTTCGTGAACGTCCGGCTTCGGCTCCTGCTTCAGTGGCGGAGTCAGATTTCACAGTCACGTTTTTAATCGTTTGCTTCCTTGGTCTCCTTCCAGCTCCTGACTCCTTCAACCCCAAAAAGTTCTTCCAGCTGTGTGGTCTGACAAAGAAAAGCCCTCAGGAAGTGAAGAATGTCTTTAACATCTTGGACAACGACGCCAGCGGCTTCATCGAGGAGGAAGAACTCAAGTACGACCTTTCGCATGCAAAAACTTCCTATGAGCCAGATAATTGACAGGATCAATGCAGGAACAAGAGATCGCAGCCTTTTATCTCACTGGGCTTTATTAAGTATTCAAAAACAGACAGGGATTACCTAGACGCTGCCTTTTATTTAAGAAAGACTCTTTATCCTCCTGCTTTGAACGCATCCTGTCTCTGTCTGGGGGTGATGCGGGTCACGAGACGATGCTCTTTCTGATGTCGTTCCAGGTTTTTCTTGCAGCGGTTCTCGCCTGGAGCTCGCGTGCTGACCGATAAAGAGACAAAGGGTTTCCTATCGGCAGCCGACGACGACAGCGATGGCAAGATCGGAGCAGATGGTAATCACGGCTTTTATATACTATTTCCGTCATTCATAATTAACGCCCAGTCGATCCGGACAGTTTGGAGACGATTGTATGAATGAACTGTGTCTCTGGTCTCTTGCAGAATTCCAGGCGATGGTTCTGTCCTGAACGATCAGTACGCAGCTCTCCCCTCTCTCGTACTCagatttcatttcaattcagcAGCAGTCCCGCCACTCGATACACAGGTGTTTTTGTTTCCGGGGACCCCCAGGTCAATAGAGTCCACACAAGGCAGACGCACGCTGTAaacaatgcagtttttatttggttttcgATTAATGCAGAGGGGCGCACATGGGCACTGACCAAGCGTAAAACTACctgaaaattattattgaagtgaataaataaacggctcaaaatatttcaaacgttgtctgttttttttcttattcccGGCCGTCAAATGTGTGAACGTTTGATGAACACGAGCTTCACGACGAAGCCACTTCGGACGAAAGTGTGGGATTAAAATTAAATCGAAACGCCGAAAATGACACGAAAACGaaactgaaatgtgaaacaTCGACGAGGTTTTCGGATGGCGAGCTCCGGATGATCACAATAAAATTCTACTTTAATAAAACAGTTAGACCAGACTTGCATTTGATAAGTGAATGAACAGTGACAATGATAATAGTTCTATCATAAATGGCTTACGTTTCGTTTTGTTCAtttgatatattaataataaatagactgaaacaatcaatcaatcgcaGCTAAAGACTGAAATCGCAGTAAAATGATACCCCACAAAGGAATCCCATTATAAACGCTGGTAATATCGGGTTTACCTCGTAAAGTGCCTCATTCAATAACCAATGCACAAAGGCAAAGACGGAGCTTGAGCAAATATTATTAGGAGAACTATGGCTGCTGTCAGTCATCAGCTAGCACGCACAGTTTTgccctttaaaacacacaccgaacacacattacattaaacatctTCCAATCTCTCCTCAACGTGAATATACTATTATAGCGATATATAATGCTACAGGGGTATTGGTTTGTGCTGCATTCGAGAAAATCCGCAAAAAC carries:
- the pvalb8 gene encoding parvalbumin 8 isoform X1 gives rise to the protein MARDVRTMSLSSILSADAIDGALKDCQAPDSFNPKKFFQLCGLTKKSPQEVKNVFNILDNDASGFIEEEELKFFLQRFSPGARVLTDKETKGFLSAADDDSDGKIGADEFQAMVLS
- the pvalb8 gene encoding parvalbumin 8 isoform X2, encoding MSLSSILSADAIDGALKDCQAPDSFNPKKFFQLCGLTKKSPQEVKNVFNILDNDASGFIEEEELKFFLQRFSPGARVLTDKETKGFLSAADDDSDGKIGADEFQAMVLS